Proteins encoded within one genomic window of Diceros bicornis minor isolate mBicDic1 chromosome X, mDicBic1.mat.cur, whole genome shotgun sequence:
- the LOC131400242 gene encoding 40-kDa huntingtin-associated protein, producing the protein MAASASGLGGGAGPGPEAGDFLARYRQVSNKLKKRFLRKPNVAEAGEQFGQLGRELRAQECLPYAAWCQLAVARCQQALFHGPGEALALTEAARLFLRQERDARQRLVCPAAYGEPLQAAASALGAAVHLQLELGQPAAAAALCLELATALRDLGQPAAAAGHFQRAAQLQLPQLPLAALQALGDAASCQLLARDYSGALAVFTRMQRLAREHGSHPVQPPPPPPPGPQPGPGAATTLPAALLPPNAGSAAAPSPAALGAFSDVLVRCEVSRVLLLLLLQPPPAKLLPEHAHTLEKYSWEAFDSHGQESSGQLPEELFLLLQSLVMATHEKDTEAVKSLQVEMWPLLSAEQNHLLHLVLQETISPSGQGI; encoded by the coding sequence ATGGCGGCGTCCGCGAGCGGCCTGGGGGGGGGCGCAGGCCCGGGGCCCGAGGCCGGGGACTTCCTGGCCCGGTACCGCCAGGTGTCGAACAAGCTGAAGAAGCGCTTCCTGCGGAAGCCGAACGTGGCGGAGGCCGGTGAGCAGTTCGGACAGCTGGGCCGCGAGCTGCGCGCCCAGGAGTGCCTGCCGTACGCGGCCTGGTGCCAGCTGGCGGTGGCGCGCTGCCAGCAGGCGCTCTTCCACGGGCCCGGGGAGGCGCTGGCGCTCACCGAGGCCGCCCGCCTCTTCTTGCGGCAGGAGCGCGACGCGCGTCAGCGCCTCGTCTGCCCCGCCGCCTACGGGGAGCCGCTGCAGGCCGCCGCCAGCGCCCTGGGCGCCGCCGTGCACCTGCAGCTCGAGCTGGGCcagccggccgccgccgccgccctctgCCTCGAGCTGGCCACCGCCCTGCGCGACCTGGGCcagccggccgccgccgccggccacTTCCAGCGCGCCGCCCAGCTGCAGCTGCCCCAGCTGCCCCTGGCCGCGCTGCAGGCGCTCGGCGACGCCGCCTCCTGCCAGCTGCTGGCGCGCGACTACAGCGGCGCCTTGGCGGTCTTCACGCGCATGCAGCGCCTGGCGCGGGAGCACGGCAGCCACCCGGTgcagcccccgccgccgccgccgccagggCCCCAGCCCGGACCCGGCGCGGCCACCACCCTGCCTGCCGCGCTGCTCCCTCCGAACGCCGGCTCTGCGGCCGCGCCCTCTCCTGCCGCGCTGGGCGCCTTCTCGGACGTGCTGGTCCGCTGCGAGGTGTCCCGCGTGCTGCTACTGCTCCTTCTGCAACCGCCGCCCGCCAAGCTCCTGCCGGAGCATGCCCACACCCTGGAGAAGTACTCCTGGGAGGCTTTCGACAGCCACGGGCAGGAGAGCAGTGGCCAGCTTCCCGAGGAGCTCTTCCTGCTGCTCCAGTCCTTGGTCATGGCCACCCACGAAAAGGACACGGAGGCTGTCAAGTCGTTGCAGGTGGAGATGTGGCCGCTGTTGAGTGCTGAGCAGAACCACCTCCTGCACCTCGTTCTGCAAGAAACCATCTCCCCCTCAGGTCAGGGGATCTGA